TTCGGTCTGGCAAAGTATCAACAATTTTATTGAACTCTTTAAAGTTATCTCCACCGACATCTCTCCAAAAAAGAATTTTTTGATTGATGAAAACTTCATACATTTCAAGTTTAAGAACTGGATCAAGAAAACTAGCCAAATCAAGCATAATATATAAGTTTGCCCAATAACCACGATTTTCAGGTTTTCCACCTCTTTGAGATTTTATGACTGAAAATTGTTTGACAAGTAGAGCAAAATCAATTTGTCCTGTTTCCTTGTTTTTATGGTTAGAAAGGCAAACTCCTGAATCAGGAGTTTGAAAAGAAGTCCCATATTTCCGTTCTACTTCGATGATAAATTCCCAAGTTGCTTCTTTTCTTA
Above is a genomic segment from Thiovulum sp. ES containing:
- a CDS encoding KilA-N domain-containing protein (PFAM: KilA-N domain), encoding TEKNYSVQIGHLSKVGKLNDVLEIGNKYRKEKGLREIEMREWLRKEATWEFIIEVERKYGTSFQTPDSGVCLSNHKNKETGQIDFALLVKQFSVIKSQRGGKPENRGYWANLYIMLDLASFLDPVLKLEMYEVFINQKILFWRDVGGDNFKEFNKIVDTLPDRKEKNNTGIYVSMSKRIRQKLSILSTKGYNEKEHDSLVQENRAEWLKTLGFAINVGWIKSFDELKNAFDKLELIEK